One genomic region from Bacteroidota bacterium encodes:
- the recO gene encoding DNA repair protein RecO, with amino-acid sequence MLHSTRGIVFHTIPYSDSRLIARIYTEQFGLRSYIVSASRSKTGKVRSRLLQPLMHLDLVVQQREKNTLHSIKELSCHAPYRHLHEDIVKTTVALFVAEVLHKAVREEEPDQPLYDFICSSLQVLDLLHEGTANFHLAFLMQLTRYLGFYPQSNNNGPQSVFDLRDGIFRPHIPNHPLFVDAPESRQLEVLRELSFANLATLKLNAEQRRLLLVHLLRYYELHVSNMQGINSHEVLSVVLG; translated from the coding sequence ATGCTACACAGCACGCGGGGCATTGTGTTCCACACCATTCCGTATTCCGACAGCCGGCTCATTGCGCGTATTTACACTGAGCAGTTCGGGCTGCGGAGTTACATTGTGTCGGCCTCGCGGAGTAAAACGGGCAAGGTGCGCAGCCGCTTGCTTCAGCCGCTCATGCATCTGGATCTGGTGGTACAGCAGCGCGAAAAAAACACGCTGCACAGCATCAAAGAACTGAGCTGCCACGCGCCTTACCGCCACCTGCACGAAGACATTGTAAAAACCACCGTGGCGCTGTTTGTGGCCGAAGTGCTGCACAAAGCCGTGCGCGAAGAAGAGCCCGACCAGCCGTTGTATGATTTCATCTGCTCCTCGCTGCAGGTGCTTGATCTTTTGCACGAAGGCACGGCTAATTTTCACCTGGCCTTTCTCATGCAGCTTACGCGCTACCTCGGCTTCTATCCGCAAAGCAACAACAACGGCCCGCAAAGCGTGTTTGATCTGCGCGACGGGATTTTTCGTCCGCACATTCCCAATCATCCGCTCTTTGTGGATGCGCCTGAATCGCGCCAGCTGGAAGTACTGCGCGAACTGAGTTTTGCCAACCTCGCCACACTTAAACTCAACGCCGAACAGCGCCGCCTTTTGCTGGTACACCTGCTGCGCTACTACGAGCTGCATGTGAGCAATATGCAGGGCATAAATTCGCACGAAGTGCTGAGTGTGGTGTTGGGGTAG
- a CDS encoding T9SS type A sorting domain-containing protein, giving the protein MRLYSTLQKTILLFLLAVLTTGQLAAQQAQALGSWRVHLPYKKGRFVAGGPAAVWCASDFGLFRTNRADGSVQRITKVEGLSDLSFSALEYAPDNDVLVIGYKTGNIDLLYNGRVVNLPDIRRSTIIGSKTINNITVVGSLAYLSCGFGIVVLDLNRVEVKDTYIIGNNGTYLEVLDVTTDANQIYAGTAQGLYYASLTNPFLSSFTSWTRYTFLPSTKINALALFNNEVIANYRPSNTALTDVMIHLDPVSLLWDTVPNFGGGRFVSDIDVRNNEMFVADIYSVPVLTPAFAETRLYLAAASGPLFPNSIFVDQTHPWVADNERSLIQSTDVFNGVVYAPNGPSSVDVFAMTVSQGELLVVPGGRDDAWNNIYSREGASKLNNGLWTNYNRNTLPMLVDSTYDLICCAIDPTNSNHFFFGSWGEGLVEMNGNQITTIYDQNNSILQSRPAYPWCGVSGLAYDESNNLWVVNSHVPQCLKVRTPSGQWRSFDFSGLVAGENVVAHLLITQSGQKWMILPRGGGMLVFDDKGTLNTTSDDRKRKLGFTTGVGKIPGNEVLCMAEDDDGEIWVGTNDGVGVFYAPENVFNASGFDCQRVLINQDGTLQELLKGLEVTSIVIDGANRKWIATRGGGVFLMSADGTTEILHFTAANSPLLSDNVETIAINDATGEVYFSTDKGLISYVSDAVEGGDKNEDVMAYPNPVRPEYTGPIAIRGLVKDADVKITDVRGNVVFKTKSLGGQAIWDGNNFAGQRAATGVYLVFITNDDGSETAITKILFVN; this is encoded by the coding sequence ATGCGACTTTATTCTACTCTTCAGAAAACGATTCTTCTTTTTCTTCTCGCGGTATTAACTACGGGGCAGCTTGCTGCACAACAGGCGCAGGCGCTTGGGTCGTGGCGCGTGCATTTGCCTTACAAAAAAGGACGGTTTGTGGCTGGTGGACCGGCTGCGGTGTGGTGTGCTTCCGACTTTGGCCTGTTCAGAACAAACCGGGCCGATGGTAGCGTGCAACGCATTACCAAAGTGGAAGGACTTTCAGACCTTTCGTTTTCGGCGCTTGAATATGCTCCGGATAATGATGTGCTCGTTATCGGGTATAAAACCGGAAACATCGACCTGCTTTACAACGGACGCGTGGTAAACCTGCCCGATATACGCCGCTCTACCATTATCGGCAGCAAAACCATCAACAACATTACCGTGGTAGGCTCGCTGGCTTACCTCTCGTGCGGATTTGGCATCGTGGTGCTCGACCTGAATCGTGTGGAGGTGAAAGACACCTACATTATTGGAAACAACGGGACCTACCTCGAAGTGTTAGATGTAACCACAGATGCGAACCAGATTTATGCCGGTACCGCACAAGGACTTTATTACGCCTCACTCACCAATCCGTTCCTTTCAAGCTTTACCAGCTGGACACGTTACACATTCCTGCCATCCACCAAAATAAACGCGCTGGCATTATTCAATAATGAAGTTATTGCCAACTACCGCCCTTCCAACACGGCATTAACAGACGTAATGATTCACCTCGATCCGGTAAGTCTGCTGTGGGATACGGTGCCTAATTTTGGTGGTGGTCGTTTTGTGAGCGATATTGATGTGCGGAATAATGAAATGTTTGTGGCCGATATTTATTCCGTGCCGGTGCTTACACCCGCGTTTGCCGAAACCCGGCTTTACCTTGCGGCGGCCAGCGGTCCGTTGTTTCCCAATTCAATTTTTGTGGATCAGACGCACCCCTGGGTGGCCGATAACGAACGCTCGTTGATTCAATCGACGGATGTGTTTAATGGTGTGGTGTATGCCCCCAACGGACCTTCGTCGGTAGATGTGTTTGCCATGACCGTTTCGCAGGGCGAACTGCTGGTGGTGCCGGGCGGACGCGATGATGCGTGGAACAATATTTACAGCCGCGAAGGTGCATCAAAGCTAAATAACGGCCTTTGGACAAACTACAACCGGAACACGCTTCCCATGCTGGTTGATTCAACCTACGACCTGATTTGCTGTGCCATTGATCCTACAAATTCCAACCACTTTTTCTTCGGCTCGTGGGGCGAAGGGCTGGTGGAAATGAACGGCAACCAGATCACCACCATTTACGATCAGAACAACAGCATCCTGCAATCGCGCCCTGCTTATCCGTGGTGCGGCGTAAGCGGACTGGCATACGACGAAAGCAATAATTTGTGGGTGGTAAACTCACACGTGCCGCAATGCCTTAAAGTGCGTACGCCAAGCGGCCAGTGGCGGTCGTTTGATTTCTCCGGCTTAGTGGCAGGCGAAAATGTGGTGGCTCATCTGCTCATTACACAAAGCGGCCAGAAATGGATGATTTTGCCCCGTGGTGGCGGCATGCTGGTGTTTGACGACAAAGGCACGCTGAACACCACCAGCGACGACCGCAAGCGTAAATTAGGCTTTACCACTGGCGTAGGCAAAATTCCGGGTAACGAGGTGCTGTGCATGGCCGAAGACGACGATGGCGAAATTTGGGTAGGCACCAACGACGGAGTGGGCGTTTTTTACGCACCCGAAAATGTGTTTAACGCAAGTGGTTTCGACTGCCAGCGCGTGCTTATCAACCAGGACGGCACCTTGCAGGAACTGTTGAAAGGACTTGAAGTGACTTCAATTGTAATTGACGGCGCCAACCGTAAATGGATTGCCACACGCGGCGGCGGCGTGTTCCTCATGTCGGCCGACGGCACAACTGAAATCCTTCACTTCACCGCCGCAAACAGTCCGCTGCTTTCAGACAATGTAGAAACCATTGCCATAAACGACGCCACCGGCGAAGTATATTTCTCGACCGATAAAGGCCTCATTTCCTATGTAAGTGATGCCGTGGAAGGTGGCGACAAAAACGAAGACGTAATGGCCTATCCCAATCCGGTGCGCCCTGAGTACACCGGCCCCATTGCCATTCGCGGATTAGTAAAAGATGCCGATGTGAAAATTACCGACGTGCGCGGCAATGTGGTGTTTAAGACCAAGTCGCTGGGCGGACAGGCTATTTGGGATGGCAACAACTTTGCCGGCCAGCGCGCAGCTACTGGTGTGTATCTGGTGTTTATCACCAACGACGATGGCTCGGAAACAGCCATTACCAAGATTTTGTTTGTGAATTGA
- a CDS encoding aminotransferase class I/II-fold pyridoxal phosphate-dependent enzyme: MDISYILNHLGEDRENYFNAVNPPMMLTTNFAFRNVAHMRNELEHELETPFYTRGYNPTVAILRQKLAALEGAEDALVFSSGSAAVAAAVMSVVKAGGHVVSAEKPYSWTRSLLGSYLARYGVTVSYVTGPDTAGFEKAVLPNTQLIYLESPNSLTFELQDIAGICAMAKRHGIPVAIDNSYNSPLNQSPIAMGADLVIHSATKYLNGHSDVVAGVVAGSKARIAKMMAEEYMTLGAVVGAHDAWLMLRGLRTLELRVQRSAESAQKLAEFLAAHPKVERVYYPWLHTNADFALAQQQMKRGGGLLSVLLKAGEVKQVEAFCDGLKRFLIATSWGGHESLCFPLCALKASASFTSPLPWNLVRLYVGLEDAELLREDLAQALERV; this comes from the coding sequence ATGGACATCAGCTACATCCTCAATCACCTGGGCGAAGACCGCGAGAATTATTTCAACGCGGTAAACCCGCCTATGATGCTTACCACCAACTTCGCCTTCAGAAACGTGGCGCACATGCGCAACGAACTGGAACATGAGCTGGAAACGCCATTTTACACCCGCGGCTATAACCCAACGGTAGCGATACTGCGCCAGAAGCTGGCCGCGCTTGAAGGAGCCGAAGACGCGCTGGTGTTCAGCAGCGGCAGTGCTGCGGTGGCCGCCGCGGTGATGAGTGTGGTAAAAGCCGGCGGACATGTAGTAAGCGCCGAAAAACCCTACAGCTGGACACGCTCCCTGCTGGGAAGCTACCTTGCCAGATACGGCGTTACCGTAAGCTACGTAACCGGCCCCGATACAGCCGGCTTCGAAAAAGCCGTGCTGCCAAACACCCAGCTCATTTATCTCGAAAGCCCGAACTCACTCACGTTTGAGCTGCAGGACATTGCCGGCATTTGCGCCATGGCTAAACGCCACGGTATTCCGGTGGCCATAGACAACAGCTACAATTCGCCGCTTAACCAAAGTCCGATTGCAATGGGTGCCGATCTGGTTATCCATTCGGCCACCAAATACCTGAACGGCCACAGCGATGTGGTGGCCGGTGTAGTGGCGGGTTCAAAAGCACGCATTGCCAAAATGATGGCGGAGGAGTACATGACTCTCGGCGCCGTGGTGGGCGCGCATGATGCGTGGCTGATGCTGCGCGGACTGCGCACGCTGGAGCTGCGCGTGCAACGCTCGGCCGAATCGGCACAAAAACTGGCGGAGTTTCTGGCCGCGCACCCCAAAGTGGAGCGTGTATATTATCCGTGGCTGCACACCAATGCCGATTTTGCGCTGGCGCAGCAGCAGATGAAGCGGGGAGGGGGGCTGCTTTCGGTTTTGCTCAAGGCCGGTGAGGTAAAACAAGTAGAAGCTTTTTGCGACGGACTGAAGCGGTTTTTGATTGCCACTTCGTGGGGGGGGCATGAGTCGTTGTGCTTTCCGTTGTGCGCGTTGAAAGCCTCGGCCAGTTTTACAAGTCCGCTGCCGTGGAATCTGGTGCGGTTATATGTGGGGTTGGAGGATGCGGAGTTGCTGCGGGAAGATCTGGCGCAGGCGCTGGAGCGGGTGTAG